From the genome of Prunus persica cultivar Lovell chromosome G8, Prunus_persica_NCBIv2, whole genome shotgun sequence:
CTTTTGACTAGTAAAACCACACATCAAGTAATGTTGTCTGGTCGTATTGTCACCAGGAACCAGTGATGGCCAGACAAAAGTTGTCAGAGAAGGGGACAATGGTGTGGCGTATGCATGGAATATAAGAGAACAGAAGTGGGATAAGGTAATTTACATTTTCAGACTAATACTTGTGTTTTCCGTCTAAGGATGTATGACGTATAGTAGTTGTATTAGTATAAGCCGTTGTATCAGTCGCGTTTAGTTTGGCCACTGGTTCTTGGGTGTGTTTGTAGTTTGGCCACTTTTCAATATGCTATTGAGGACTCAATGGCCGTGAATTTTGATGCTTTGAAACCAACGCAAATATCTTGAGCAGTTGAAGTAGGTAACGGCTGCATAATTGTTTGCAGCATACACACAAACACACTCATACAGGGCACGAGTAGTTTTGAACCTCGTTTTGCATAGATCTTATTGTAGTCTGTAATGAGAAATAGACCACTGTTTTTGAGATTTATGGGGTGAGAGAAAAGTTAAATTTTTCATGAAACAGTTTTTGTTGtgagaaaaatcaaatgacTTACATGCTAAAAACTTTGGGCTTACAGTACCTTAAGTCATAAGGATGTGCTTCctaaataaagaaatgaaacaaGAGCTAACTAGATGTTTCCATGCTGGTGATGTTAGTCTATACTGCTTTCAAAAGTTGGGAACCTTCATGTTTGACTTCTTTCAATTCAGATTGGCGAAGTTGTTGATGGGCCAGATGGTGGCATGAAGCGTCCTGTTCTTGATGGAAATGAATATGACCATGGTCAGAATCTTACTCTATGTGTCAACTTGTAGtccgatttttctttttctacatATATTTTGAAAATCTGTACATATATATTCTTGTTATTCAGTATTTGATGTTGACATTGGAGATGGCGAACCTATTCGTAAGCTGCCTTATAATCGATCAGGTATTGTACCTGTCCTCTTGTAGCCCTGCCTTCTATATGATTCTTTCTTGTTATTCAGTTATTTTCCACTCATTTAGtggtattttatttaattttatttaaatcacTCTGTTTGTGGACATCTTTCATCCTTTGTTTTCCTAACCATGCCATCTTCTAATCTGTTGAGAAGATGAGATAAAGGAAaatctaaaaacaaaattttttaacggctgttgtaaattttttttatttgaatatataatttttgctCACAAGGAATCTAATTTCTTAGTAATCAATGATGATTAGTTTGTGATCTTGGAATCTtgtaagtttatgattttattgatTGTAAATTAAGAACTTTATGAATAAAGAACACTTATCTTTCTCAACAGTTCTAGCCCTTAGTTGTAGTTGGTGTGAGTCAACAGCATTATTTCAAGAATATGAGTCATGCATTGAGTTGTTTATCTTCAGATAATCCATATGATGCTGCTGACAAGTGGCTTCTGAAGGAGAATCTTCCTCTTTCCTACCGGGAACAGGTTGTAGCTTTCATTCTCCAAAATACTGGACAGAAAGACTTCACACTTGATCCATCATTTCGTGATCCCTATACTGGGTGTAAGTATTCTGTTTTGAGTTGTGACCATCTAATCTTGATATGGTGGTGATTCATGTGTTATATTGTGTCCTTGTTTCGCCCTTTATTTCAGCTAGTGCTTATGTACCCGGACAATCTTCAAACAAGTCTGGTATGTAtccttttaaatttctttttctttaattgaaTTCGGgatgccttttttttaaaaaaaaaaaaaatttaaaaaaattatatattgaaCTATATAAACTATGTCAATACCTGAtttctaattattttattttatttttcttctggttACAGCTTCTGCAAAACCTACCTTCAAACATGTTCCTAAGGTAGGCTTTTGCAGCTCTTGTTCTTAAGGTTTGGGATGCATCAATTTCCATGCACAGGTTAAGTTGATAAAAAAGTATCGTCTGGTCATATTTATGTTCTGTGTTTGATCTGTGCTCTGTACACTTCTCATACTAATGAAGGCTTTTCGCTTCAGTACTTCTAAAATAGGGTGCTAGATAAAGACCCAGTTTGATATGAGACCCATGTGGTTCAGACTAACTTAATGATAaatgatttactataataaGTGTTCTGTGTATAAACTTACAAGCTGTAATTCGATTATATTGTATCATCTGGAAATCCAACTAAATAAATGGGTTTTAGAAGCTAAGCATATTGGAGAAGGCAAAGCAGTGTAAAACGACTTCGATCTAGCTTCTAGAAATGAGCAGTGTTGATCCATTTGTGCAGTATCtccatttgaaattttatggATATCCTTGGGAGTTGCAGTTCTGGGGCCAGAGTGGGATATACATTGCAAATTTCTCGGACTACATAGTTAGTTTTAGGCTAGaagtttttttccccttcaatggaaagaaaaggagaaaagagcAAAGAGATCAGATGTTGTGCACTATCATCAAATTTTCTTATACCATTAATGATTCTGTAGCTGATGCCAAGTAGTTGTGGTTGAAGATTACTGGAGTTTAGTCAGCATTGTGAAGGCTTTATTCTTAAAGGCTATTACTGGTAGTCATAGTTCTACCTTGAACTCATTATTTCAAGATCAATTTTTCTTGTGGATTGGTTCGCAAATTGGGCTTTTTTACTTGTTCTGGTGGTTTTGGTTTCGTTCTTCATGTCCCTCAAGAAATTTGAGCATTTGTTATATTAGTGTCATACTTATagcatctttttctttgaatgaTTTTGTTTCCAGAAAGGAATGCTTGTTTTTGACGTGGCTCAGTTTGATGGAATCCTTAAGAAGATTACAGAATTCAATAATAATCTACTCTCTGACCAGGTTGGTTCTTTTGCAAGTTTTCAAGTTTCAgtttgtttttgaaattatatttatttcttacaaattgaaattttgctCTAGATGCCATCGTTATAACTTGTTACCACTCAATCGGAATGGAATAGCTTTAGTCTTTTGTAAAAATTTCCTTTGTAGCAGACTCTGCCTTCTTCATAACTTTTTGGAAGTTCTCTTTTAATAAGCTTTCACTAACCTTTCaattattctttttcatttttgaaactTCCTATTTTCTGTCCTCATCTTCAACATATATTTTAAGCTACCTCGACCATCTTTCTAAATATCATGAACAATTGACAACTTTGATAATTTGTAATTGGACGGTGATACATATAAAAAGTTATCTCGTAGTTTTTGCTCTCAAGCAAGCACTGAATCATAAGCTTTGTATGAAGCGTTGTTAAGTTGGCAGGCTTGCTgcattcttaaaatttgtatttttctttgggtCTTACCACCCATTTATATGTAACTGGTTTGTTTGAGTCCACTGTGTCCAAATCACTTGTTTGTGATAATCAAATTTCTGGACCAACAGTAAGCATCATTATATGTAACTGATTCTTTCCTTAAGTGGTAGAAGGGAATGAAATAGTTTTTGGATCTGGATGATACTATCGGTCATGGATTTCGTTGAAACTTTTGAGGTTCCTAATATTATTTTCACTGTTTTCTGATATTAATTTTCTGTAgtcatcttttgtttttcgtATTCCTTTCATTATGCACGATAGGGTGTTGagtattcaatttaatttttaatttcttcctttaattaatttattttgtttttgaatttctaaTCTGTTTAGCCTAACTTGAGGAGCAGCTTGGTGctagtattttttgtttttctgttttagaACTGTGTTTCTTTATATTATGCAAAATATGATTTCCTGAATAATGGCCTTTGGTAATATcttgaaggaaaagaagaacttGTCTTTAAATGAAGTGGAGGTTTCCAGGCTGGTTGCTATTGTTAAAATATTGAAGGACACGTCACATTATCATTCTAGTAAATTTGCCGAAGTTGACATTGCTATGTTGCTGAGGTTGCTAAAATCATGGCCAGTTGCAATGTTATTTCCAGGTTAGTGTGCGGATGTCTGATGAATTTTGTATATAGCTCTGTTCTTCATAGCATATACTCCATCCTTTAGATTACAATTGAacaatctttaaaaaaaaaaaaaaaaagattacaaTTTAACAATCATAGAAACCATTGTCCAAGAATGAACTGAAGTTAAAAACAGGACGGTTCTGGTTATCTAATGTAATGACTATCCAATCTCAAATTGATAGAAACTGGTTGAGCTGGCTTGTGTCTGGTTGTGTCTTGGGCGTAATACTGTAATGACAAGTTACCACATTTGCTCTGCACTACTGGTATGAAGCTTAAGTGAATTCTTAGCTTTATGATTGAAAGCTACAGGTTAAAAAGAAACACTAAAAAACaatagagaaaaagagaaagttacATGAATGGTCTCAGTGTAAGTGTGTATGGTAGtgaaattttcatttaaaaaaagttaaatgtGGTAGTCCTGCAAGTGATGTGACTACTCATAACATCTCCGTTTTCAGAGGAGATCTGGTAATAAGAGTCATTATACACTTGGCAGTTTCTTAAGAGAATATCAATAAGCTATGGCTTTTTATGTAGATTGTGGAATGCTTATGATTGTTGGTGTGTAGTTTTACTGTTGTGAATTGTATTGTATCCATTCTGTTCACACCTCATGTGACACTTTTCACAAACTTTCTTTGCCTACTCGGtggatattttgttttcatcttcAGTTATTGATACCTTGAGGATGATTGTCCTGCACCCTGATGGGGCAACTGTACTTCTCCAGCATGCTGAAGCTCAGAATGGTAATGATATTAGACATCATATTCCATCCTATGGTTTTGTCTTGATAATGAGATGGTTCTTATTTGAAATAGATAATTGTttcactttcatttattttctatgAATTGTAAAAATACATATCAATAGACACTtgtacaaaagaaaatgggaCTAGATGATGAGGCCCGATGACCCAGGAACATTCTTAAGTTGATTTCTCCAGATGTATACATATGATACAAGTCAAACTTTTGCAACCTTCTTACTTTCTGTTGATGCTGTTCTTATTTCAAGTTCTCTATTACTTACATTTTGTATGATAACCAGATTTTCTATTGGAAATGATCAAAAGAGTCGCAACAAATCCTTCACTTCCTGCTAATCTCTTAACTAGCGTTCGTGTTGTGACCAATCTTTTCAAGAATTCGTGCTACTACAATTGGTTACAAAAGCATCGGAGTGAGGTTAGCCTTCCTTTGCAATTGGTTCCCGACATAACATTGCTTTTGGGGTTTCTTAGTGATTTGAGAGGCTAATGGTCTCTTTCCCAGTCACATTTCTGGTTTGCACCTTACATGTCCTTTGCTTACAAACATTCAATTCTTTATTGATGGTAGGGTTAATTATCTGTGGATATCTATCAGCTTTTTAGTTGATTCAATTGAAAATTCAGTACTGGGCATGATATCGTTGTCTGTAAAGTGCTCACAGATCTTTTCAATTTCACCTTTAGTAATTTCCATGTTTTGGGATTGGTTTGTATATAAGGGTCTCTGCTACATTTTGGCACCTTATAATGATTATGTCTTTTTTGCCCGTCCAGTACTTTTGATAAATAGTttgatatatttctttttgcaaTTCAAGGCTTGGTGAGGCATTACTCTGCTGCATGCTGCAATAtgaatttcagatttttatttattttttaatgattgcATGCTATCCTAATTCAAAACCACCGtacatttattaattttgtactGCTTCCAACATGTAAATTAAATGTGtgttgtatttatttatttatttattttttcgatgaataattttttgtttagaacATCTTGCAATTGTTTCAGGAATCATTAATTGAGGTTGATTTGAACAGTTTCCTGaataaatcattaaattaGATTATCTAGTGGTAACTTTGGAGGAAACTTTATAGAAGTACTAAAAAAATGTGTGTTTGCTTCTTTGTACTTAAATAATGACTGTTATGGGGGGGGGGGTACACAGTTTGTCATGGTTAGTGCATCTTGAATTCTCACGATTTAGTAACTTGATTTGTTGAATGGCTTTGCAGATTCTAGATGTGTATTCAAGTTGTTCTTCATCTCCGAATAAGAATTTGCAGTTATCATACGCAACCTTGATTCTCAAGTAAGTTTTCTTTTGACTGCGCATGTTCTGTTACATGATACAACTTGTTCTTCCatccccttctttctttctccaattttgTGATAATTCGAAGTTATAGGAAAAATGAAGACTGCAATGGCAACTAATGTTGGAAAGGGATATGTTTGTTGACATAATGTGCTGAACTTGGTATATAATTGTACTACTGTGTTGTAACTGATTGAGTTTTGATATTAACCTTTTGGCCTTTTCCTTTGAGCTTGACAGTTATGCTGTTTTGTTGATCGAAAAGAAGGATCAGGAAGGGCAATCGCAGGTTCTTTCAGCAGCACTTCAGGTATAATACATCAACTTACCAGTTTACTGTTCTGATTGCCCCCTCATTGGCAGTTcgtgttttttaaatttaatgtccTCAAAAGGTGAACATAGTAAAGAGGGCCCTTGCTCTTTTTGAGGTGGACTAGAGTATCTTTTTAATACTAGATATTCAGATGTCAGAATCATGAAAGTAATGTTTTGACTTTTGCAGATTGCAGAAGAGGAAAATCTAGAAGTTGATGCAAAATTTCGAGTTTTAGTTGCCATCGGATCACTGGTATGTTTTGAATACTTATATGTTATGGAGTTTAGGGAACATATCTGTGCTAGAATAATTGACATGTCAGTGTCATATAGCAGTCTTGGTTACTATCTTGAATCAATGATGATCTTGCTTTTTTGTCTAAAACAGATGCTTGAGGGCCTTGTGAAAAAGATAGCTATCGACTTTGATGTTGAAAACATTGCTAAAATATCAAAGGCTTCGAAAGAAACCAAGATTGCTGAAGTTGGAGTGGACATTGAACTTTTAACAAGACAAAGCTGACTTTCTGAATATCTGGTAAATGAAAATCCTTGTCTATGAAACTCTCACCCAGCCCTGCCctgcctctttctctctcttgtttgCGTGGAAGCTTTGCACTGATCTCCTGCCTCCCTCCCTCTTCTCTCTGTCTTGTGTGTGCGAGAGAGCTCTCTCTTATGCATTTATTGTGGGAACCCACATGTATGGCTTTAAAATTAATTCAGCAGAGCAAACCCACATGTGGCTCTATATTGGCAAAATGGAATTTTGTTCAGGATGTAAAGCCTTGGTTGTGCTGAATTAATTTGAAGGCCTTGTTGTGCTGGATTGATCTTGTAGGATAttaattattcttcttcttcttcttcttcttctcctttctaTGTCTCTCTAATAATTTTGATTACTCTGCACAGGAGAATGGGGAAACGTTCATTAACAGGTCAAAGTGATTCAAGTAGGAGTAAGCAACCGACATGGTTTGACTGGATCGCATCATCCATCCACATGATTCTGAATATATACATCACTATGACATATAAACATTCaatgattttggccaaaaaaggGATCCAACGTTTTAGGAACACCCTGGTTGGTTGCGACTATGAGAAGGCATCAACATCTTTCATTTGAAACTGAGTTTAGTGGAAAATATGAATGAGAAAATGTGTTACTAGGGTGTCAATTGTACCATTAAAGGTTGTTGATGATGGAAAGCAGTTGAAAGGAATTGAACGTTTTTAAAGGCCTATGTGCTGCCCAAGTTCTACTAAGTTTGTAGTTTCGATATTCTTCTTGCTACAAATCCCCTTCGAATATTTCTATTTCTTTCTCTGAGCATGTGATTTCAGTTTCTATTTTGTGATCCATGCTTATACAACAATGAGAAAATATCTGATTTTCAGTTCATGATGAACGGAATTGAAGAATAAGAAAACCCTGAACTCACACACACGGATACTCAAATGTTTTGAAATCTTACCTTATTGCAACTATTAGTTATTTGTCTGTTGGCGTTTCTCCTCATTTCTAAAGTCCGAATTCTTCctctcttataaaaatttaaaaagaaaaaaaagaactcaacatttttatttttatttttattatttattttatacaaacgaTAATCTAAACTCAACTAAATTAATCTAACATAGGTGCACCTTTTTAGATACACTAATGCTAGGGGGATCGCATTTATACACGGTGCGGTCTCCTAacattttgattgattgattattATTTCCACTTGGCATAGAACTTTTGGTCACTCCACAGCAACATCCTGTTCAACGGAATCTCAACATTCCTCTCTTTCAAATGCAAATGCCTCGGCACTATTCTCTTCTCCAAACTAAACCCAAAATACTGAGGAAACTTCTTCAACTCATCCACACTCCTCCCCATCTCCTTCACCAAGTACTCATACTTGGGCCGCAAGTTATCCTCCACGCTGTACCCGAAAATCGCAGGCAGCCTCACACACACATTCGCTGCCTCCTCGTACGAAAGCGTCAAACTCCTCAGGAacctcatcttcctcttgaGCTTCTCCACCCTCGTGTTCAACAAATGTGCATTCAAATTCGTCGGAGCCCCGAGCTTATCAAGCCCCAACTGTTTGAGATAATGCAGCGTGGGGCGGAGGCAGAACTCGACGTCGGAGAAGAGGAGGTCCGGGCAGCGGAGGATGAGGCCACAGGAGGACGAAGGGTCGGCGGGGAGCTCGGCGGCGAGGAAGTCGAAGACGGGGGCGATGTCGGTGGGGTCGAGGGTTGGGGAGAAGAGCTTGGGGGAGAGGAAGGCGAGCCTCGGGAAGTCGGGGTCGGAAAAGCCCTTGGACTTGAGGAAATTTACGGTGGAGAGGATTTGGTCTGTGGCGTCGGGGAGGGGGAGCTTTTTGGGGTTGGTTTCGGGGGAGATGATACGCAGCGTTTTGAGATAGCGGAGGTTTTCGCGGTAGGATGTACGGAACTTGATGAAGTGTGAGGGAGGATGGGGATTTGAGGTGGtgagagaggaggaggaggaggagggagtTGGGATGAGACAGAGCGTGCGAAGCATTGTAAGCAActgtttgagagagagagagagagagagagagagagagagtggcaGTTGTGTTATGTGGATAAGGGGATGGATGGATATGTGATATATGATAAATCTTGAAACCAATGGGACTCGGCCCATATAATTGAAtttccaatatattttgtCAAGTTATTGAACTATTTAATTATgtcaaaaaatattttcaatattaagAATCAACCAAATCGTCattttaaaaactgaaaagtcaaattagaaaataaattttaaagcaCCCGAAAAAGTTAGAAAATGTACATCACTTTGTGTATTGTATCAAAATGGAAATTAGAattttgacctaaaaaaaaaatatggaaattagATTACTGAGTTTGGCTTTCTAAGGAGTCAAAATTTGTTTGCCTTTGTGACATAAAAttaatagaaataaaatactatttaATGCACCTAGACCTAGTGCTCGTATCAAAACAATAGGAAAATGCTCCTAGAGCAAAATGGCAAAGAAGAGTGGTGCTATTTTTATCCTGtcttatattttcatttatcttattttaaaaattttaaaaataaatttatcttttgtaaaataacttttaaggatttagattaaaaaaaacctcaactcATGTAATCCACTTATTTTACTATTtgataaaaagaaatgaaaaaaaaataaagaagaaaaaagcatGCGACTCCTCAATTGCTCTTATGACTcctcagtcccgatctcttggactacaggaatccaagagattgtggtcacccaccgttggatattaatccaatggttcaaaaaagtttcttaaaaggagtgtaagagtgagtgaaccgttgaatttacatccaacggtgagtgaccacaaatctcttggacccctgtagtccaagagatcatgaCTGTATGACTCCTTAGTGCTTAGAATTCAATtctccaaaaaaattattctttcTTCTGATCATTCAATCAAATTgattatgaagaagaaaacaacaagAGAATGAATGTTGAAAAGAACAAATCTagcaaaaaaggaaaggaaatagaagtgtttttttttataatttttttataatcatagagaatttgcttgaattaataattaaaggatattttaggaataatgggGGGTGAAAAGATaagattgtgttttttcaaatttacataatGGGTGGAAATATAAGGTAGGTGGAAATAGTTGCACTTGCGAATAATACTTCTAGAGCTTTTTTAGCAATGCTTTAGAAGATTTGatgaaattttagaaaattgtaaaatataatttgttcaataaaactaattggttttttttttcttttctagattcctttttgtttacaccataatgaaccgagcagacccagcatcaaagcgactagcaccaaggcagccacacCTTCTCccatgccgaaggaagacacacttccgaggtgccagacacctgccgaagctctcagctgccaaacctaatctccaggacacgtgtcgtcaccacaacggcttgcacaaagtcccacattggaactttgtgcaaagctcccactttcacttccctataaatagggaacagtacccaggtaaAAAGGGGAACGACTCTCCCACTTTTACCgttactctgccagaattactacttgtgactgacttaggcatcggagagccttcggtcggcaccacaccggtgtccgaagcttaacgattgtttctcctctttttaccttctacaggtctctcaccaacccatttcaccaagggccACAGCCCTCTTCTCTGCTGAAGACTCAGCAcatctaatcactaagttggactcaatattggccgggccattttgagtgTCAACAATTTGGCGCCATCTGTGGGAAAACGACACTTGAATCCCCGCATTCTCTATCAGCCCAGCTGGCTCCTTCACCCCTCAGGCCCCGTTGCCTCTTCTTCACCCCACATTCTGCTATGCCGACCGAGGATAGCCGCGATACCCAGCATCATACCCCCCGCGATGGTACTTCTAGAAGGAAATCTTCGGAAGATGCCACtctccaggcagaaatggagaGCCTCCGCGACAGTGTCGCTAAAATGTCGGAAAAATACGAGCACCTCCATTGCAGGAACGTTGAGCTAGAACATGACTACCGTGTTTTAAAGCGGAACTGGGAAAGGACCCACACCCAAGATGCCCAGCACGACCTCACCCAGAACGTTGGGCTTACTCAGCCGAACCAGCCAGTACATTCCAGCCACAGTGCCTCGGCCCAAGCTAGGCTCCGCAAAGGTAAAGACCACCTTCATCTGGAGATAACCCAGTCGCGACCCCTTTGCGTTCCCCCACCGAGGGACCGGCCCCATGAACCAGTCAGGATCTACCAAGATTGCAGGGATCGCCTCTCGGACCGTCAGCCAAGGCCGATCCCTATCCCTGTCAACCTCGAAGACCCACGGGTGACACACCTGGGCCTCTCGCCAGCCCCCGTCCGCATACCCTACGAGGAAGGTGTCGGAGACTCGGATACTTGGGACTTTTATAATTCAGAGACCCAGCCAAATTACCACACCGGGGCGCTGGAAAATTGGGAACAATCCCCAGTCCCTGTCTGCCCCGCCCCTAGGCCTTTGGCGCCTGAAACTCTTCCTCATGCCGACCCGGCCATGAGGCTTCTCTTCGAAAAGGTCCGGCGCCTGGAAAGCGAACAACATCGCAGCCATCAACCCCTCTGGGCAAAACCACGACCCGGGCCCTTTACCGAACGCATCCTCCACTACCACCAGGAGAAGGATATCCAGCCCCTCCGCATCGCTTTCTACACTGGCACGGAGGACCCTCTCACCCACATCCACTCCTTCCAGTCTGCCCTTGGGTGCAAATGCCTCACTGATGAAGGCATGTGCCTCCTTTTCCCTTCCACCCTCAGCGGCGCGGCCCTGAATTGGT
Proteins encoded in this window:
- the LOC18768127 gene encoding phospholipase A-2-activating protein; the protein is MDIDFKEYQLRCQLRGHEDDVRGICVCGNAGIATSSRDRTVRLWSLDPSDERRYSESKILLGHTSFVGPLVWISPNEEYPDGGIVSGGMDTMVLVWDLKTGEKVQTLRGHQLQVTGLALDNGDIVSSSVDCTLRRWRKGQSLESWEAHKAPIQAVVKLPSGELVTGSSDTTLKLWRGSTCTHTFVGHTDTVRGLAVMSGLGILSASHDGSIRLWALSGEVLMEMVGHTSIVYSVDSHVSGLIVSSSEDCFAKIWKDGVCVQSIEHPGCVWDAKFLENGDIATACSDGVVRIWTVNQDKIADALEVELYFSQIAQHKISRKRVGGLKLEELPGLEALQIPGTSDGQTKVVREGDNGVAYAWNIREQKWDKIGEVVDGPDGGMKRPVLDGNEYDHVFDVDIGDGEPIRKLPYNRSDNPYDAADKWLLKENLPLSYREQVVAFILQNTGQKDFTLDPSFRDPYTGSSAYVPGQSSNKSASAKPTFKHVPKKGMLVFDVAQFDGILKKITEFNNNLLSDQEKKNLSLNEVEVSRLVAIVKILKDTSHYHSSKFAEVDIAMLLRLLKSWPVAMLFPVIDTLRMIVLHPDGATVLLQHAEAQNDFLLEMIKRVATNPSLPANLLTSVRVVTNLFKNSCYYNWLQKHRSEILDVYSSCSSSPNKNLQLSYATLILNYAVLLIEKKDQEGQSQVLSAALQIAEEENLEVDAKFRVLVAIGSLMLEGLVKKIAIDFDVENIAKISKASKETKIAEVGVDIELLTRQS
- the LOC18766860 gene encoding transcription termination factor MTEF1, chloroplastic; the protein is MGRVPLVSRFIIYHISIHPLIHITQLPLSLSLSLSLSLKQLLTMLRTLCLIPTPSSSSSSLTTSNPHPPSHFIKFRTSYRENLRYLKTLRIISPETNPKKLPLPDATDQILSTVNFLKSKGFSDPDFPRLAFLSPKLFSPTLDPTDIAPVFDFLAAELPADPSSSCGLILRCPDLLFSDVEFCLRPTLHYLKQLGLDKLGAPTNLNAHLLNTRVEKLKRKMRFLRSLTLSYEEAANVCVRLPAIFGYSVEDNLRPKYEYLVKEMGRSVDELKKFPQYFGFSLEKRIVPRHLHLKERNVEIPLNRMLLWSDQKFYAKWK